The sequence TTGGAAGCCGTGTACGACGTCCTTAGTAGTAACTTGGAACAAGACTGTTGAACCTTTTGGTACACGAATTGTTTTAACTGGTTTATCATTCTCATCATTTCCGATATCATAATTAAATGCGGAAGCAACGATATTGACGATGTATTTTCCATCCGCAACTTCTTGAAGACCCAGATTTTCAGGTTTGAATGATTCATGCGCTTCGACGTTCTGCGGATCGATTGTTTCGATATGGCTTTGCGGATGAGTCCCTTTCCAAAATGCTGCAAATCCGATAATAAGTAAAAATAGTGCGAGTGAAGCTAATCCGAATACAAGCCAGATCTTTTCATATTTATGCAAATGCATCGATTTTCCTCCTAACAGTTTTCATTATCTTGATAAAAAGAGTGCGTAAAGCCCAAACCACATAATGAGGATAAAGACTCCTACCAACATTACAGATATAAACGTTCCTTTTAGATTGATGCCTGAATCGTCACTTTTTGTCGAATGCTGTTTAGAATTTTCTTTAGCCATTCATTCCACCTCCTGCTTAACAATGTTGTTTGCTGATACTTTTATCATAAGCAATTACAGGAAATAGAGAATTAGGGATTTCCCTATGAATCATTCGAAAGACTTCAAGTTCACAATTTATACAAATCGCCTTCAAACTTTCGCCACACTTCTAATAGTAGTGAATATTCATAGTTAAAATTCGACATGAATTGACAGATAGGAACTTTCATGTTTTTGGAACGTCATAATAGGGAAAGGAAGTATAGTTATCCTTTTTGTGTAAATTATCCGTTTAATTGACCATACTGGTGATGGAATTTACAATTAGAAGAGTGAGAAAAAATCTAAAATGAAAGTCGGTTGAGAACGATGGAGAAATGTAAATTTATTCAAGTGCAAAGTCCTGAAGAGGGAGCGGAACAGTTTTACCAACTGTTAAAAGAAGAACTTGAGAACGATAGACTTCAAGTGCTCGGATTGGCGACAGGCAGTACAATGATCCCCGTTTATAAGAAACTGACGGAATCAGCACTGGATTTCTCAAATGTAACGACATTTAACCTGGATGAATATGTTGGTTTGACTGCATCCAGTCCAAATAGCTATGCATATTTCATGAACGATCATCTATTCAGCAAAAAGAAATTTAAGGATACAAATATTCCTAACGGCGTGGCTCCAGACTTAGATGCAGAATGCACGCGATATGAAAGGGCTCTGCAAGATGCGAAACTCGATATCCAGCTGCTTGGCGTAGGAGAGAACGGGCATATCGCATTCAACGAACCAGGAACGCCTGCAGATTCCGTTACGCATGTAGCGACATTAACGGATTCCACTTTAGGCGTAAACAGCCAATACTTCGAAAATGATGAAAAAATCCCGGAAACTGCATTGACGATGGGAATCGCATCCATCCTTAGTGCGAAAAAACTCGTTTTACTCGCTTTCGGTGAAAAGAAAAGACCCGCATTGATGAAAGTGCTTGAAGGTAAGGTAGATCAAGATTGGACGATTACCTACTTGCTGGAACATGATGATGTGATAATCATTACGGATCTAGACTTGAAATAAAACATGACTAAAAGCCGCATCCTATTTAATAGGATGCGGCTTTTATTGAATGTAACATTAATTTCATTAATCTGACTAATGGTATTCCATTTGTCATGTTTCTGTTACATAACTGTAATATAGGACGAGCATAGGTCATGGTAAAGTTATCTCAGATGATTTTTTCAGATAAATATAAATTTGGGGGAACATATGAGAATCTTAGCACATGCACAGAAATCCTTAGTGATTTTAGCGATTACATTTGTATTATTTGTCACTCCATTCATTGAACAAGCTCAAGCTTCTTCTCCAGATGCAGTGGCATTAATCGATACGGCCACAAGTTTAAAAGGTATTAAGTATAAATACGGTGGCACGACAACAGCTGGTTTCGACTGTTCAGGCTATATTCAATTTGTTTTCAAAAAACATGACGTCAATTTGCCACGTACGACATCGGGCATGCACGCGACTGGCGTCGAAGTTAACAAGTCCGACTTGATCGCTGGTGATCTCGTTTTCTTCAATACGACAGGTAAAGGTGTTTCTCACGTAGGCATGTATGTGGGCGATGGTAAGTTCGCTCATGCATCCACATCAAAAGGTGTACGTGTAGATGCACTTGACGACCCGTACTATTGGGGCAAGCGCTACATAGGCGCAAAACGTATCAACGGTGTCAGCAATGTTGCTTACGCAAAATAAGTATAATTGTAGATAGGCAGATCTCCTTTTAGGGGGTCTGTTTTTTTGTGTGGAGAATATATATTTTGGTTGCGGGGTTGTTACGTTTCGATACGAAGCGTCTATGTTTCGATACGCTGCGTTTACGTTACGTTGCGCGTGCTACGTTTCGATACGAAGAGTCTACGTTGTGATACGACGCTGCTACGTTTCGATACGGTATGTTTACGTTTCGTTGCGTTGTTTACGTTTCGATACGAAGTCTACGTTGTGATACGACGCTGCTACGTTTCGATACGGCATGTTTACGTTACGTTGCGCGTGCTACGTTTCGATACGAAGGGTCTACGTTGTGATACGAAGCATCTACGTTTCGATACGCCGCGTTTACGTTTCGTTGCGCGTGCTACGTTTCGATACGAAGAGTCTACGTTGTGATACGAAGCCGCTACGTTTCGATACGGCATGTTTACGTTTCGTTGCGCTACAGTTACGTTTCGATACGCACTCTCTACATTTCATTACTCTCAAATCCATTTACCTACAAACAAAAAAGAAGCCGCAACAACTGCGGCTTCTTTCATATTATCATTATTGTGGAACGCGGATTGTCCAACGGGAGAAGTCTGGCTCTTCTTTTTGAACCATCTCTTTTGGATAGATGAACGTCCATGGTTTAGATGTATTCGCCTTGACGGATAGTGGCGCAAGGTCAAATGATCCTTTTGCAACCATTTCGCCCGTAGCGTCGATCAGTTCCAATGGCAACTTTTCAATGTTGATTTGTTTCGAGTGGCCATTGCGGATGAAGATGGAAGCGGCGATGCTGCCGTCATCCTGTGTCTTCACTTGGAATCCTGCGAAGTTTACTTCACGCGGTTTCAATTTCGGCATGCCTTCGACAGCTTTTGCAAGCGCGTCTTTCTGCTCGGTAGACAAACCGTCTTCCCAAGCTTGTTCAAGTTCAAGCTTGTGAGGCACCATTGACTGCACGTTAAAAGCAAGCTTCCAGTTTTCAGCAGGCGGTTCTTCTGCAAAGATGTTTTCTTTCGTGAAGACGAATACCCAAGGACGCGCGCTGCGTGCTGGGATTTCACCAAGTTCGTTCAAATCGAATTCTTGTGATGCAATTGTTTTTCCTTCATCATCAAGCAACATCAGTTCAACGGATCCGACTGTAATCGCTTGTTCTAAAGAAGAACGGAAAAATGATTTCACTAGCCAGCTGCCATTTGCTGGTTCAACATCGATATCGATACCGGATAGAGAAATCTGGTTAGGTTTTAATGGTTCCAGCTCATTCGATAGAAAACGGAAAACGTATTCTTGTTCTTGTGAAAGAGCCCATTGTGGATGAAGGGAAAGTGTTGTCTCGACTTCTTCCGTGCCTTCAGATTGTGCACTTCCTTCTAAAATTTCATCGGAACTGATTGTACTGTCTGCTCCGGTCTTTTCGGTTTTTTTGAACATAGAGAAAAGTTTCATGATTCTTGTGCCTCCTGTTGTTGTGAGATGAGCTTCATGAAGCCGATGACTTCAGATGCAATGTTGCGACGCAATTTCTGGTAATGCGTTCCGAACAGTTCCAATCCTTCACGTTGATAAATACGCATCGGGTCTTCTTGTCCATACGAACGTAAGCCGATTCCTTCTTTCAGGCGCGCCATCACTTCCAGATGTTTTACCCATGTCGTATCGATATGGCTCAACATGACTTGTGGAATGATGTCATTCACTTGTTCATTATCTGTGAAGAAATCGAGATAATCAAACAGTTGGGCCACAGGTTCTTTATAGACTTTTAGGATATCGGCTGGTCGTTCAAGATTACGCGGCAAAGTAAAGGGTTCCAATAATAGCCCATTTAACGTTTTCTCAATTCGGTCGAAATTGAAGTTATCTGGTGTCTCATCTTCAGGACAGCTGTCATAAACGACAAATTCGACTGCCTCTGACACCATTGTTTTCAATTGTTCCAAAAGGTTTTCACGTTCTAAAACTTTATCACGCAATGAATAGAGGACACCGCGCTGGTCATTGATGACGTCATCCAGTTTAAGATTGTACTCACGCATGGAGAAGTGTGCACCTTCAACGATCCGTTGTGTGCGCTCAGTCAGTTCATCGACTTCCGGATTCTTGATCAATCCATCTTCATCCGCTTTTACTTTTTTTGTGAATTTTTCGATATCATCTTTAGCAAAACGTTTGAACATATCATCTTCTAAAGACAGGAAGAATTGACTTTCCCCGTGATCACCTTGACGACCTGAACGACCACGTAACTGATTATCGATTCGGCGACTTTCGTGCTTCTCGGTCCCTAGCACAAACAGTCCACCATTCTCTTCGACACCTTCACCGAGGACGATGTCAGTTCCGCGCCCTGCCATATTTGTGGCAACAGTGATATGGCCGTATTGGCCCGCTTGAGAGATCAAATCGACTTCCTGCTCGACACTTTTTGCATTCAATAGATGATAGTTGAGCTTCTTTTTATCTAGATGTTCTGCGACTTTTTCAGATTGTAAAATCGAAGTCGTTCCAACGAGAACAGGTTGTCCCTTTTCATGACGTTTTGCGACTTCTTCTGCAACTGCATTGTATTTTTGATCGAT is a genomic window of Sporosarcina oncorhynchi containing:
- a CDS encoding cytochrome c oxidase subunit II; the encoded protein is MHLHKYEKIWLVFGLASLALFLLIIGFAAFWKGTHPQSHIETIDPQNVEAHESFKPENLGLQEVADGKYIVNIVASAFNYDIGNDENDKPVKTIRVPKGSTVLFQVTTKDVVHGFQVAGTNVNMMVEPGHISRLETVMKNAGEFTVVCNEYCGVGHHQMFATVEVYDE
- a CDS encoding cytochrome c oxidase subunit 2A; the protein is MAKENSKQHSTKSDDSGINLKGTFISVMLVGVFILIMWFGLYALFLSR
- a CDS encoding glucosamine-6-phosphate deaminase, with product MEKCKFIQVQSPEEGAEQFYQLLKEELENDRLQVLGLATGSTMIPVYKKLTESALDFSNVTTFNLDEYVGLTASSPNSYAYFMNDHLFSKKKFKDTNIPNGVAPDLDAECTRYERALQDAKLDIQLLGVGENGHIAFNEPGTPADSVTHVATLTDSTLGVNSQYFENDEKIPETALTMGIASILSAKKLVLLAFGEKKRPALMKVLEGKVDQDWTITYLLEHDDVIIITDLDLK
- a CDS encoding C40 family peptidase produces the protein MRILAHAQKSLVILAITFVLFVTPFIEQAQASSPDAVALIDTATSLKGIKYKYGGTTTAGFDCSGYIQFVFKKHDVNLPRTTSGMHATGVEVNKSDLIAGDLVFFNTTGKGVSHVGMYVGDGKFAHASTSKGVRVDALDDPYYWGKRYIGAKRINGVSNVAYAK
- a CDS encoding accessory Sec system S-layer assembly protein — encoded protein: MKLFSMFKKTEKTGADSTISSDEILEGSAQSEGTEEVETTLSLHPQWALSQEQEYVFRFLSNELEPLKPNQISLSGIDIDVEPANGSWLVKSFFRSSLEQAITVGSVELMLLDDEGKTIASQEFDLNELGEIPARSARPWVFVFTKENIFAEEPPAENWKLAFNVQSMVPHKLELEQAWEDGLSTEQKDALAKAVEGMPKLKPREVNFAGFQVKTQDDGSIAASIFIRNGHSKQINIEKLPLELIDATGEMVAKGSFDLAPLSVKANTSKPWTFIYPKEMVQKEEPDFSRWTIRVPQ